Below is a genomic region from Methanomethylovorans hollandica DSM 15978.
CAAGCAGATGATCCTGACCGATAATGTGGACTATGTGGAAAAGAAGTTCAATGACTTTTTGCAGCAGGCCAGGGATGTTTTTAAGGAGCAGTCTGAAGAGGTCACGCAGAAGATCGATGATACTTTCAGCCTGGAGAAGAACACGAGTCCTCTCTACAAGCTTCAAAGCCTGATCCTGGATTATTTTGATGAGGATAACGGCAAGTTCAAGGTCCTGGTGGATGGATATTTCAATAAGGATGGTGGCGAGGTCCGCAAGCTTCTGGACCAGTCCTTTGACCTTAAGAACACTGACAGTCCTTTCTACCAGCTGATCAAGAACATTGAAGAGGCCACAGGCAAAGATGAGAATGCCATAAAAGAGCTCCTGGACCCTCACAAGACAGATTCCCCGGCTGAAAAGCTCAAAAGGGAGATATTCCTGAAATTCAAGGAACTCAAAGAGCAGGAAATGCAACAGCTGAATGAAAGGATCAAGGAGATGAGAGAGCAGGAGCTTAAAGATATCCGGGACGTAGTGCTCAAGGCAGAGGCGGTTGCAGAGGAAAAAGAAAGAGGAACTGCTAAAGGTTTTGACTTTGAAGAGCTTGTCTACAACTCGCTCCTGGAGATGAGTTCAAGCTTTGAGGATGAAGTAGAAGCGGTTGGCAGATCTGCAGGTAGGTCAGCCAAGAAAGGAGATATTGTCATTGATATCGATGGTGATGAAAAGTGCAGGATAGTTGTCGAATGTAAAGACGCCGGAGGCTATACTGCAAAAAAGACCATGGAAGAGATCAATGAGGCCATAGACAACAGGAACGCTGCCTATGGAATATTCCTCTTTGCCAAGCAAGAGCAAATGCCCAGCCAATTCAACTGTGTCAAGATCACAGATTCATACCTAATAACATACATGGATAATGAGAACCTGCACTTTGCCTACAGGCTTGCAAGAACGCTGCTAAAACATCAGCAAACACATACATATTCAGTTGAGACAGCCAAGATCTCCTCAGAGGTCCAGAAGATAGAGGAACTTATCAAGAATATCAACACTATGCAAGGCAAGGTTACCCAGATCATCAACTCAGGCGAGTACCTCAAGGTGGAGCTTAAGAAATTGTATGAGGGCGTGGACTTCAGTCTGAACAGGATAGATTCATATCTGGGGAGTGAGAAGGCTGTTGCGGAGTAAAAATATCATTAACAACTGATTTAGGTTACTTTATTTTATTCTTGAAAAACAAGTATTCATACAAAACATCAATATGTTTATATGCATAAGACTCGAAACTACTATAGTATGAAAAGTGCTCATATTTTCAAAAATCCTCGCAGATCAGGAAGTAAAAAGGATGCGCCAAAAACAATATATCCTTCAGAGGATTCTTTGGATCCGGCATTTGTTAAAGAGGTCGAGCACAGAAGACAAGAAGTCCAGAATGGAAAAGGTATTAGATTTGATACCGCAGAAGACCTTTTTACAAA
It encodes:
- a CDS encoding restriction endonuclease, coding for MPITLDNSSKEILIENMTISNPDVFNFLCDKDNREEWIERALIVGCAGLKQMILTDNVDYVEKKFNDFLQQARDVFKEQSEEVTQKIDDTFSLEKNTSPLYKLQSLILDYFDEDNGKFKVLVDGYFNKDGGEVRKLLDQSFDLKNTDSPFYQLIKNIEEATGKDENAIKELLDPHKTDSPAEKLKREIFLKFKELKEQEMQQLNERIKEMREQELKDIRDVVLKAEAVAEEKERGTAKGFDFEELVYNSLLEMSSSFEDEVEAVGRSAGRSAKKGDIVIDIDGDEKCRIVVECKDAGGYTAKKTMEEINEAIDNRNAAYGIFLFAKQEQMPSQFNCVKITDSYLITYMDNENLHFAYRLARTLLKHQQTHTYSVETAKISSEVQKIEELIKNINTMQGKVTQIINSGEYLKVELKKLYEGVDFSLNRIDSYLGSEKAVAE